From Medicago truncatula cultivar Jemalong A17 chromosome 7, MtrunA17r5.0-ANR, whole genome shotgun sequence, a single genomic window includes:
- the LOC11414165 gene encoding transcription factor PRE6, which yields MSSRRSRQQSGGSTRISDDQIIDLVCKLRQLVPEIRNRRSDKVPASKVLQETCNYIRNLQREVDDLSLRLSQLLATIDSDSAEASIIRSLLNQ from the exons ATGTCTAGTCGAAGGTCAAGGCAACAATCAGGAGGGTCTACTCGGATCTCTGATGACCAAATCATCGACCTTGTTTGCAAATTGCGCCAACTTGTTCCTGAGATTCGTAATAGGCGCTCTGACAAG GTACCAGCTTCTAAGGTCCTACAAGAAACCTGCAACTATATCAGAAACTTACAAAGAGAGGTTGATGATTTAAGCCTGAGATTGTCTCAGTTGTTGGCCACAATTGATTCTGATAGTGCTGAAGCTTCAATCATTAGGAGCTTACTTAACCAATGA